CACCCTTGCCACATAGGTAGAGACATCCAACTCCTGTTCCGTCACGGACCCGACCTTGATGCCAGACAGACGAACATCAGCACCTCGCGCCAAGCCGTCCACCCGATCAAAATCTATGGTTAGGTCGTATCCGGACGTCGCGCCGGCATCTGTGGAGCTGTAGGCAAAAAACAGAAAAACTGCCGCTATGGCGATGACAGCAGCTCCGGTCAGGGTCTCAATAATTGAAGACTGCATCGTGGGATCCTTCGTTGCCTCTTTAAATCAGCCCTCTACCCGCTGGTGACGGCTGAACGCACGGAATGTCGGGTTACGCTTTATTCGGGTTTCCAGGCCTCATAGTCACCAGCTGTTTTTGCTCTTGGAGCGCCGGTAATGAGTGAACCTGCAGGGCGGTACGCCTGTTGGGAGCCCGTGAGATTGGGCTGGTGTGGTTTTTCCCATTCCCGCGGCGTGTAACCGGTATCAGCAGGCGCGACATCAACTGTTTGATGAAGCCATCCATGCCACTCCGGCGGCACCCGGGATGCCTCAGCAAGACCGTTGTAAATCACCCAGCGGCGCTTGGAGTTCTTACGATCGGAATAGTATTTATTGCCCTGGCTGTCTTCTCCGACCAACTGGCCACGCTTGAACGTCCAAAACCGGGTGCCGATCGTCTGACCGTTCCACCAGCTGAAAATTTGTCTGAACCACATCATGAATTTGCTGCTCGCACCAAGCCTA
The Pyruvatibacter sp. HU-CL02332 genome window above contains:
- the mlaD gene encoding outer membrane lipid asymmetry maintenance protein MlaD — its product is MQSSIIETLTGAAVIAIAAVFLFFAYSSTDAGATSGYDLTIDFDRVDGLARGADVRLSGIKVGSVTEQELDVSTYVARVTITVDPKVALPEDTSAKITSEGLLGGSYISLTPGGSEDMLEAGDEIQFAQGSVDLIGLVSQAVFSAGGGDSE
- a CDS encoding NADH:ubiquinone oxidoreductase subunit NDUFA12 translates to MMWFRQIFSWWNGQTIGTRFWTFKRGQLVGEDSQGNKYYSDRKNSKRRWVIYNGLAEASRVPPEWHGWLHQTVDVAPADTGYTPREWEKPHQPNLTGSQQAYRPAGSLITGAPRAKTAGDYEAWKPE